In the Glycine max cultivar Williams 82 chromosome 6, Glycine_max_v4.0, whole genome shotgun sequence genome, GAAGGAACTAATGAACTAATTTAGAATCCTGACATTGAGGAGTCCACCGTCCTTCTTCTCTCCAATGTCCTTAATGAACTCCCACAACGGGTACACACTATACATGTTAATGAGCACCTGAAAATGAAATTACTTTTTGAAGGGTATAAGTTGTTGAATTGTGTTTTGTTtgaaaaaggtaatattgtGATGAATTTGTGTGGTTTAGTGATGGAATTTATGCTAAAGTTTGCAAATCATGGTTAGAACTAGAGGCTTAGGTCGTGCCTTAGGTAGGGTTATAGGTAGAGCCCTGGGGAGAGAGGATGATCATCATTCGGATAGTGCCCATGTTGCTGAGGATGAGCCTGTGGTAGTTGCAGACATAGATGCACCTGGTGCAGACGCTGGTCATGATGCTGAGGGATTTCCAGGTGGGCCACGTGACCCATCAGTGCTTACCGAGTATGCTAACCATGTTGCAGTTAGCGTATAGAAtggagaggtatttataatttttaagttaacttatttgttaagtatctgttattattgaaatttgtgttcctttaaattattatgttaataaAGTGTCTAttcctttatacttcaattcaggaccgtcctgaattgaagttatcCTCCCATGGGAGGAAAGTGCAGAAATTTGGTAGGCCTGCTCCTGAAATTGAGGGCCTAGGTACTGCCACAAGACTAAGTCCTTTGATCACATGTTCAATAGACACTAGCGATTGGAGACTTATATCTGCGTtcgtggagaggtggcacagaGAAACTAGCAGTTTCCATCTTCCTGTGGGGGAGGTTAGCATCACCCTGGATGATGTGGCGTCTCTGCTTTATCTTCCCATTGTTGGCGCCTTCCATACCTTCGAGCCTCTGCACGTCGACGAGGCCGTGTTGATGTTGGTGAAGTTACTAGAGGTCTTCGGAGAGGAAGCCAGGGCCGAGACAGCATAGTGTCATGGACCATACGTACGCCTATCTTAGCTATGAGATATATATCAGAGCAGATGTCAGACCGAACATTGAACTGTTGCAGCTCGTGCCTATGTTCTACatcttttgtatattttaagttatgttggtttataattataattttaatttaacattaattcgTCTAAAACTAAAGATTAGttgtataattaattcaaaGGACTGAAATATACTTTCAAATTTcactacataattaaatatcataattatgatattaccaattaaatatcataattaaatatatttgtcatTCTCTCTTTAGATTAAAACTTGAGATCGAAAAATCCTAACTAATATTATAAGTGAgttgaaaaagaagaatatgaaaaaaaatgtaataagttGATAGATgaggagttttttttatattttatttactctctttgtttttttatctttctatacttttttatttaccaAGAAATTTATTTTCTGCTCCCActgttatcattttaatttaaccaATTTCTTGATTTAGGTAAACcatgaacataaaataataatcatacgGTTTCATT is a window encoding:
- the LOC102660918 gene encoding protein MAIN-LIKE 1-like, encoding MVRTRGLGRALGRVIGRALGREDDHHSDSAHVAEDEPVVVADIDAPGADAGHDAEGFPGGPRDPSVLTEYANHVAVSDRPELKLSSHGRKVQKFGRPAPEIEGLGTATRLSPLITCSIDTSDWRLISAFVERWHRETSSFHLPVGEVSITLDDVASLLYLPIVGAFHTFEPLHVDEAVLMLVKLLEVFGEEARAETA